A single region of the Pogoniulus pusillus isolate bPogPus1 chromosome Z, bPogPus1.pri, whole genome shotgun sequence genome encodes:
- the LOC135192983 gene encoding serine/threonine-protein kinase PAK 3-like codes for MDSQDRVVTATHAPVCPQDSGPGAENVGAAAGSDEEEKGFGERPYSSEHQPLRLHQPGSVKSETPPGSGCLLDGLASADEDDDGAGGYDYEDYGREEPASDTPERVKDVEAEDGENWDDDYEPLPVVVPPSEERKSVWASYSERCRQQQPDEASLDKLGSIVSMGEPESKYAEAEKLGQGSYGAVYRAVEMATEREVAIKHIHVAPEDEEYVINEILVLRDHKSPNIVSYLDSYLVGAELWLVLEYLAGGSLGDVVKATQMNEEQTAVVCRECLQGLDCLHSHNIIHRDIKGCNILLGMDGSVKLADFGVCALLTPEQSKRTSYAGTPHWMAPEILKEEPYGAKVDIWSLGITAVEMAEGEPPFASESDNRVCDLLAAGETPKLQNPEELSAALLSFLQCCLEVDVDRRWSARDLLQHPFVTSAGPVSSLIPLITAAKEARNSGH; via the exons ATGGATTCACAAGACAGGGTGGTGACAGCCACTCATGCTCCTGTCTGTCCACAGGACTCGgggccaggagcagagaatgttggagctgctgctggctccgaCGAAGAGGAGAAGGGCTTTGGAGAGAGGCCATACAGCTCTGAACATCAACCTCTCAGGCTGCACCAACCCGGAAGTGTAAAATCA GAGACACCACCAGGATCAGGATGCCTGCTAGATGGATTGGCCTCTGCTGATGAGGATGACGATGGAGCAGGTGGCTATGACTATGAGGACTatggcagagaggagcctgCCAGTGATACACCTGAAAGAGTCAAGGATGTCGAGGCTGAGGATGGCGAGAACTGGGATGATGATTATGAGCCCCTGCCTGTTGTGGTCCCACCATCTGAAGAGAGAAAATCA GTGTGGGCATCCTACAGcgagaggtgcaggcagcagcagccagatgaGGCCTCCCTGGACAAGCTTG GGAGCATTGTGAGCATGGGAGAGCCTGAGAGTAAATATGCTGAAGCCGAAAAGCTTGGCCAAGG GAGCTATGGAGCTGTTTATCGTGCTGTTGAGATGGCCACAGAACgagag GTGGCCATCAAGCACATCCATGTGGCTCCAGAGGACGAGGAGTATGTGATAAATGAAATCCTCGTGCTGCGGGACCATAAGAGCCCAAACATCGTCAGCTACCTGGACAG ctATCTGGTGggtgctgagctgtggctgGTCCTGGAATATCTGGCTGGAGGCTCCCTGGGGGATGTGGTTAAGGCAACCCAGATGAATGAAGAACAAACAGCAGTGGTCTGCAGGGAG TGTCTGCAAGGTCTGGATTGCCTTCATTCCCACAACATCATCCACAGGGATATCAAAGGCTGCAACATCCTGCTTGGGATGGACGGGTCTGTGAAACTGG CTGATTTTGGCGTCTGCGCTCTgctcacccctgagcagagcaagaggaccAGCTACGCTGGAACTCCACACTGGATGGCTCCAGAGATCCTGAAGGAAGAGCCCTATGGTGCCAAGGTGGACATCTGGTCCCTTGGCATCACGGCAGTGGAGATGGCCGAAGGAGAGCCTCCCTTTGCCAGCGAAAGTGACAACAGG GTGTGTGATCTGCTAGCTGCTGGTGAGACACCAAAGCTGCAGAACCCCGaggagctctctgctgcccttctcagcTTCCTTCAGTGCTGCCTGGAGGTGGATGTGGACAGGCGCTGGTCtgccagggacctgctgcag CACCCATTTGTGACATCAGCGGGGCCAGTCTCCAGCCTGATCCCGCtgatcactgcagccaaggaagCCAGGAACAGCGGCCATTAG